In one window of Episyrphus balteatus chromosome 3, idEpiBalt1.1, whole genome shotgun sequence DNA:
- the LOC129915005 gene encoding larval cuticle protein A2B-like produces the protein MAHSHQFVFVLCLIATGHAVVLQGPSIYQPQLLTKQVETVDLRPQYTFSYEVKDPKTGDIKNQIESRDGDVVKGSYSLLDADGLTRVVQYTSDGVNGFNAVVTRTGTKQILAAPAPTLIKSVPILQQPTLIKSPGLSLLGGIPSLGSPYSGAYSSSSLIRSPPSLGLVSNVKSSSLLY, from the exons ATGGCTCACTCCCATCAG TTCGTTTTCGTTTTGTGTCTTATTGCAACAGGACATGCAGTCGTCTTGCAAGGACCTAGCATTTACCAACCCCAATTGCTGACCAAACAAGTTGAAACAGTTGATCTCAGGCCACAGTATACTTTTAGTTATGAAGTAAAGGATCCTAAAACTGGTGATATCAAGAACCAAATAGAATCACGAGATGGTGATGTTGTAAAAGGATCATATTCCCTCTTGGATGCTGATGGTTTGACAAGAGTCGTTCAATACACTTCAGATGGTGTGAATGGATTTAATGCTGTTGTCACACGAACGGGAACCAAACAGATATTAGCTGCTCCAGCTCCAACTTTGATAAAGAGCGTACCAATTCTTCAGCAACCAACTTTAATCAAATCACCAGGTCTTTCACTTCTCGGTGGTATACCATCTCTCGGTTCACCATATTCGGGGGCATATTCGAGTAGCAGTTTGATAAGATCACCACCATCACTGGGACTGGTTTCTAATGTCAAAAGCTCATCACTGCTCTATTAG